The Arthrobacter zhaoxinii sequence ATCGGCAAAACCGTGGCGGGGACGGAGGTCCGGATGCTGGATCCGGACGGCAACGACGTGCCGGTGGGCGAGGTCGGGGAGCTCTCAGTCCGCGGCGACGGCGTGATGAAGGGCTACTGGAAGAACGACGACGCCACCGCCGCCGCCATTCCGGACGGCTGGTTCCGGACCGGAGACCTGGCCCGATTCGACGAGGACGGCAACATCTTCATCGTGGACCGGAAGAAGGACATCATTCTGCGCGGCGGCTACAACGTCTATCCCCGGGAGATCGAAGAGGTGCTCTACGAGCACCCGGCCGTGGCAGAAGCTGCTGTCATCGGCATTCCCGACCCGCTGCACGGCGAGGAGATCGTTGCGGTGGTGGGACTTCGTGAAGAGGCCGCGCCCGCCGACAACGCCGCCCGGGAAGAGCTGATCGCGGATATCCAGCAGTTCACCAAGGACCGGCTGGCCGCGTACAAGTATCCGCGCCGCATCGAGCTGACCGATGCCCTGCCGAAGGGGCCCACGGGCAAGATCCTGAAGCGGGAAATCAAGGTTCCCGCTCCCCTGGCGGCCGAAGCGCCCGGGGTCTAGGGTCCGCTGGGGCCCAGGGCACGGCCCCTGCGGGGCCTGGAACGGCGGCAACGAAATTCTCCGCTCGCAGAGCTCGCGAGAATATTAAAGCCGCCTTCCTCCAGGCCCCTCCGGCGCCGTTGGAGGGGCCGCGGGTTCATCGAGTCTGCACGATTTACCGTTCCCTGCATCGAGTCCGCAGGATTTACTGATTTCCGGTCGGAAAAAGGTAATTGCTGCAGACTCGATCTGCAGCGACCCTCGAACGGCTGAATGGACACCCGGAGCCTGGTGACGTGCCTTGTAGGGAACGTGTTCGCTAGGCGTAGGGTTCGACGTCGGCCGCTGCCTCCCCCGGCAGCCCGGCAGGATCATCGGAGCGGACCAGCACAACCCCGGCAACGATCAGGCACCCGCCCGCCAGCTGGACCGGGCGTGGCAGCTCCGAGAGCAGCAGCCACGCCCACAGGACCGCAAACAGCACCTCGGTCAGGGACACGAACGAGGCCACCCGCGAGCCGAGGGACCGCGCCGCGATGATGCCGGTGACGTAGGCCAGCACGGTGGACAACAGCACCAGGCCCGTCAGAGGGACCCACCACGCCGTCTGCCAGCCGCCCAGATCCACGTCGGCTGTGCTGAAGGCCAGGGGCAGGATGCCGGTCATCCCCAGCACGGCCATGGTGGCTCCGCCCACGAGCATTCCTCCCGTGGCCAGCACCAACGGCGGGAGGGAGTCATTCTGCTTGGCGGTGATGAAGAAATAACTGGCCAGGCAGACCGCAGCGGCGAGCCCCCACAGCACGCCCACCGGGTCGATGCGCGTGTTGCCGGCCAGGTCAAGGACCAGCACCAGCCCCGCGACGGCGGCCACCGTGCCGAGGACGGTGCGGAGCCCGGGCCGGCGGCGAGTGGCCAGCCAGATCCAGAGGACCATCAGCACCGGGGCAAGGAATTCCAGCAGCAGTGCCACTCCCACGGACAGGCGCTCCACCGCGTTGAAGTAAAAGAACTGGCACCCTGCCACCCCGACGAAACCGAAAAGCACAATGGTGCGCCAGTTCTCCCGAACCTGGCTCCAACGCCCATGCAGGGCAACCGCGGCCGGAACTGCCAGGACCAGGGCGGCACCGAGCATCCGAACGGCCACGGCTCCGGTACTGCTCCAACCGGTCTCCAGCAGCGACTTCGCAAAGGAGCCGGAGAGTCCGAACACCGCTGACGATGCCAGTGCCACCAGAATGCCGGCGGCCCCCGGGCGCAGCAGCGTACGGTCAGCGTTCGTCCGTGCCGGTGCCATCTATCTCCCTGGGTTTGTGGATGCCCGGGAGACCCGGTCCCGGGAGTACGACGGCGACGCTACCCGGAGCGCCGAACTGGTTCAAGGCAGCAGCAGCATTACTTGCTGCTGCCCCTTGCCATCCGTCTGGTCTGAAGCTATTCTTGCGACGGCTGCGGGTAGTGACAATTGTCACCATCATTCGCGCAGACCAATTTTAGTCTCGCTCCTCCGCATGTCCCAGTGCTGCTCACGCCCGCATGGACGCCGGAGGCCGACGTTTATGGGGGAATTTCATGCAGGATAGTCCACGTCCGCTCTACGCCCGGGCCAGCGCCCTGAGCGCAGCGGCCCTTTTGGCAGTGAGCGGCGCATTCATCGCCGGTCCGGCCATGGCCAATACCGGGGATACCCCGGCAACAACCGATGCTCCCGCCACTGCACCGCTGGAGACCGAAGCCGCGACTCCCGCCGAAACCGGTGAAGCATCTCTGGCTCCCGGCCTGGAAGAGGCGTTGCAGCGGGACCTCGGCATGACCGTTGAGGAATTCCTGGCTGCCGGCGAGCTCGGCAAGAAGGCTTCAGACGCCCTCGAGCAGCTCAAGGCCACCGAAGGCTTCATCAGCATCGAGGTCCTCGACGGCGGCCTGGTCATTACGGGTAGCGGCGAGGAACTCGAGAAGCTGGCTGTTGAACTCGAGGCCACTGTTGTTGAGCCCGTGGCTCCTGTGGTGGAGACGCCGGCAGAAACCTTCGACGAGGCCACCGAGACCCCCGAGGCTTCCCCGGCACCCCAGCCCACTGAAACCGAAGCTGCAGCTCCCGAGACAGATGTCAAGGAAGACACTGACCCTGAAGAAACAAAGCAGGCATCGGATCTTCGCAGCCTCCTGGCCGAGTACGCCGCGGCAACGGGCAGCACGGACAAACTGCAGTC is a genomic window containing:
- a CDS encoding EamA family transporter, which encodes MAPARTNADRTLLRPGAAGILVALASSAVFGLSGSFAKSLLETGWSSTGAVAVRMLGAALVLAVPAAVALHGRWSQVRENWRTIVLFGFVGVAGCQFFYFNAVERLSVGVALLLEFLAPVLMVLWIWLATRRRPGLRTVLGTVAAVAGLVLVLDLAGNTRIDPVGVLWGLAAAVCLASYFFITAKQNDSLPPLVLATGGMLVGGATMAVLGMTGILPLAFSTADVDLGGWQTAWWVPLTGLVLLSTVLAYVTGIIAARSLGSRVASFVSLTEVLFAVLWAWLLLSELPRPVQLAGGCLIVAGVVLVRSDDPAGLPGEAAADVEPYA